The following are encoded in a window of Pecten maximus chromosome 17, xPecMax1.1, whole genome shotgun sequence genomic DNA:
- the LOC117315701 gene encoding histone-lysine N-methyltransferase PRDM9-like, with translation MASKFPVLPGMPILDFSNLDKQNDSINEFFTKAQLSNMSEYEKLRFRNMRKNYEMMAYLGLPAIKPDFMKCRRGQTKRKRKDMSDDSDDEWTPTSERRKSQRDKRPVPQFSFPIKQEADVPRKTTKQKKVETITKPKPEKRASKKNTGSKEPTHTYPLRPASSAVSYMQIEVPDDDEFLYCEECNKEYEGDCPEHGPLDIVEDTEIVDIKPKGKDRSLYTLPPSLCVRESSIPNAGLGVWSDREILPRTRFGPYKGKQTQDLDKAHSTGYAWQIYENGKPSYFIDAFDKIHANWMRYVNCARNEDEQNMTAYQHKGQIYYRTHRVIKAGTELLVWYGDDYSDELGIRRRAAEDPSQLKPFTVNGTRMFRCPFCGRCFSSEVCILGHSKAKHGISQFTIDLARKMMEKRKEIDMKKESQLYLDQEPVIKKGFEHSIENKQDVMQIKQCATNIKRPKNKASDYNGLSLHSFKCNVCRKVFNKSRQLQKHLRTHTGENTSGHIQERTPQDTYRREHLRTHTGEKPYKCDVCGKGFSVTHSLQTHLRTHTGEKPYKCDVCGKGFSVTHSLQTHLRIHTGEKPYKCDVCGKGFSQTGNLQTHLRTHTGEKPYTCDVCGKGFSDTSNLQKHIRTHTGEKPYN, from the exons ATGGCATCG aaattcCCTGTTTTACCTGGCATGCCGATACTGGATTTCTCCAATCTGGACAAACAAAATGACAGCATTAATGAATTCTTCACTAAAGCACAGCTTTCGAACATGTCTGAATATGAGAAACTGCGATTTAGGAACATGagaaaaaattatgaaatgatGGCATATCTAG GATTACCTGCCATCAAACCAGACTTTATGAAATGTCGTCGAGGACAAACAAAAAGGAAAAGGAAGGACATGTCTGATGATAGTGATGATGAGTGGACTCCTACTTCTGAAAGGAGGAAGAGCCAAAGAG ATAAGAGACCAGTACCTCAGTTCAGTTTTCCCATCAAACAAGAAGCTGATGTGCCTAggaaaacaacaaaacagaag AAAGTAGAAACAATAACAAAGCCTAAACCAGAAAAACGTGCATCTAAAAAGAATACAGGAAGCAAGGAGCCTACACACACATACCCTTTGAGACCTGCCTCCTCAGCCGTTAGTTACATGCAGATCGAGGTCCCAGATGATGATGAATTTCTTT ATTGTGAAGAATGTAACAAGGAATATGAAGGAGATTGCCCTGAACATGGACCACTGGATATTGTTGAGGACACTGAG ATTGTGGACATAAAACCAAAGGGTAAAGATCGATCCCTTTATACTTTGCCACCCAGCCTTTGTGTGCGGGAATCATCTATACCAAATGCTGGTCTGGGAGTTTGGTCTGACCGTGAGATTCTACCGAGGACAAGATTTGGTCCTTACAAAGGGAAGCAAACACAGGATTTGGATAAAGCACATTCTACTGGATATGCATGGCAG ATTTATGAAAATGGAAAGCCAAGCTATTTCATTGATGCCTTTGATAAAATCCATGCTAATTGGATGAGATATGTGAATTGTGCAAGGAATGAAGATGAGCAGAACATGACAGCTTACCAACACAAGGGACAAATATATTACCGGACCCATAGAGTGATCAAAGCAGGCACCGAGCTACTTGTATGGTATGGGGATGACTATAGTGATGAGCTTGGCATCAGGAGAAGAGCTGCTGAAGACCCCAGTCAATTAAAGCCGTTCACTGTCAATGGAACAA GGATGTTCAGGTGTCCTTTTTGTGGAAGATGTTTCAGCTCAGAAGTATGTATACTTGGACACAGTAAAGCAAAGCATGGGATCTCTCAATTCACAATTGACCTTGCAAGGAAAATGATggagaaaagaaaagaaattgacATGAAAAAGGAATCACAATTGTATTTAGATCAAGAACCTGTGATTAAGAAAGGCTTTGAACACTCCATAGAAAATAAACAGGATGTTATgcagataaaacaatgtgccaCAAATATTAAAAGACCGAAAAACAAAGCTAGTGACTACAATGGACTAAGCTTACATTCATTTAAGTGTAATGTCTGTAGAAAAGTGTTCAATAAGTCACGTCAACTACAGAAACACCTCAGGACACATACAGGAGAG AACACCTCAGGACACATACAGGAGAG AACACCTCAGGACACATACAGGAGAG AACACCTCAGGACACATACAGGAGAGAAGCCTTACAAATGTGATGTCTGTGGTAAGGGGTTTAGTGTGACACATAGCCTACAGACACACCTCAGGACACATACAGGAGAGAAGCCTTACAAATGTGATGTCTGTGGTAAGGGGTTTAGTGTGACACATAGCCTACAGACACACCTCAGGATACATACAGGAGAGAAGCCTTACAAATGTGATGTCTGTGGTAAGGGGTTTAGTCAGACTGGTAACCTACAGACACACCTCAGGACACATACAGGAGAGAAGCCTTACACATGTGATGTCTGTGGTAAGGGGTTTAGTGACACTAGTAACCTACAGAAACACATCAGGACACATACAGGAGAGAAGCCTTACAACTGA
- the LOC117315702 gene encoding zinc finger protein 664-like: protein MTESRQDVDWQCDRSLVQSLDYLFTTGTASDVIFRIGDTKINAHKVILISRSSVFYSMLPHTHTDVWEVAVTDVSPDTFRCFLRYMYTDIILLTVDLATSVLPVARQYHMDHLVKKCTVYLQDQTLPFVYIEKTFTQGEKPFKVEQLNDCDEYTETNEMRQMDKTIKISTTEKQEKKRTELVCNMCGQISKFRKKYQAHMATHPDYHPHQCNVCEKTFSSTGHLKRHLKIHTEQKQHKCDICGKPFHDLDRMRRHRRIHSGEKPHMCDICGKKFSEAGNLRKHYMIHTNEKPFICEKCGKCYSVQYELKQHLKAHAREKPYKCDICRKGFDQPESLLSHSMEHIGKKLHKCDICGKFYSRESALKVHRRVHTGEKPYKCSECGKRFTNSGDKQRHLKIHTGEKPHICDICGKGFSDKKYLRTHTRTHKLVDTPVTGQG from the exons ATGACTGAGTCAAGACAAGATGTAGACTGGCAGTGTGATCGCTCACTAGTACAGAGTCTGGACTACCTCTTTACAACTGGGACGGCCAGTGACGTCATATTCAGGATCGGAGACACAAAGATTAACGCCCACAAAGTGATTCTGATCAGCAGAAGTTCTGTATTCTACTCCATGTTACCGCACACTCACACTGACGTATGGGAGGTAGCAGTTACAGATGTATCACCAGATACGTTTAGATGTTTCCTTAG atacatgtatacagacatTATACTGTTAACAGTAGACCTGGCCAcctctgtgttacctgtagctCGGCAGTATCACATGGACCACCTAGTAAAGAAGTGTACAGTGTATCTTCAGGACCAGACTTTaccttttgtatatattgaaaaGACTTTCACACAGGGGGAGAAACCATTTAAAGTTGAGCAGT TAAATGACTGTGATGAATATACAGAAACAAATGAAATGAGGCAAATGGATAAAACTATCAAGATTTCAACTACagaaaaacaagaaaagaaGAGGACAGAGTTAGTCTGTAACATGTGTGGACAAATATCTAAATTCAGAAAGAAATACCAAGCTCACATGGCTACACATCCCGACTACCATCCCCATCAGTGTAACGTATGTGAAAAAACCTTCTCAAGTACAGGCCACCTGAAGCGCCACCTCAAGATCCACACAGAGCAGAAACAGCACAAATGTGATATTTGTGGCAAACCTTTCCACGACCTTGATCGAATGAGGCGACACCGCCGTATCCACTCTGGTGAAAAGCCACACATGTGCGATATTTGCGGTAAAAAGTTCAGTGAGGCTGGTAACCTACGTAAACATTATATGATTCATACGAATGAGAAACCATTCATTTGTGAGAAATGTGGGAAATGTTATTCTGTACAGTATGAACTGAAACAACATCTGAAGGCTCATGCACGGGAGAAACCGTACAAATGTGACATCTGTCGAAAAGGGTTTGATCAGCCGGAATCTTTACTGAGTCATAGTATGGAACATATAGGGAAAAAACTGCACAAGTGTGATATCTGTGGGAAGTTTTACAGCAGAGAGTCAGCTCTGAAGGTTCACCGCAGAGTTCACACGGGGGAAAAACCATACAAGTGTTCAGAGTGCGGGAAAAGGTTTACAAATAGTGGCGATAAACAGAGACACCTAAAAATACATACAGGAGAGAAGCCacatatatgtgatatttgtggGAAAGGATTTAGTGATAAAAAGTACCTCAGGACTCATACAAGGACACATAAGTTAGTCGATACACCAGTAACTGGTCAGGGATAA